Proteins from a single region of Artemia franciscana chromosome 20, ASM3288406v1, whole genome shotgun sequence:
- the LOC136040225 gene encoding uncharacterized protein LOC136040225 — translation MESMKWDLLETDNGPTKIHNIIKEGKNDRKKRRGVDKTEHSFRKLLQRYQKLKSEKRKLSDTLRNSTAKQQKQKVEIAQLKLYQSDLKEELEDLKEKLDLKGSKIPFSKSPEIVTLNQELSAFKALSIVFKKELVRLDEQNKILKADLTTINNKYRCADYGVQALRDLSEKMEEMKEDLTKTRHNLKLMTLKWDMDIAEIWDNKNHQNIHSEESLTRQESVVSTESGFFGTSSSSSEGSISWSQESGSLVPWLGQY, via the exons ATGGAGAGCATGAAATGGGACCTATTG gAGACAGATAATGGACCGACAAAAATCCACAACATAataaaagagggaaaaaatgacagaaagaaaagaagaggagTTGACAAAACTGAACACAGTTTTCGAAAATTACTCCAAAGGtatcaaaaactgaaaagcgaaaaaaggaaattatcaGATACATTAAGAAATTCAACAGCAAAGCAACAGAAGCAGAAAGTGGAAATAGCTCAGCTTAAATTATACCAGTCAGACCTAAAAGAAGAGCTTGAAGACCTAAAGGAGAAACTGGACCTAAAAGGGAGTAAAataccattttcaaaatcaccGGAGATCGTCACTTTAAACCAAGAGTTATCAGCGTTTAAAGCTCTTAGTATAGTGTTCAAAAAAGAGTTAGTCAGACTGGACGAacagaataaaatattaaaagcagACCTTACAACCATTAATAACAAATATAGGTGTGCCGATTATGGTGTACAGGCTTTGCGTGATCTGTCTGAAAAGATGGAAGAAATGAAAGAGGATCTGACAAAAACCAGACATAATCTCAAACTAATGACTCTGAAATGGGATATGGATATAGCAGAAATATGGGACaacaaaaatcatcaaaacaTCCATTCAGAAGAATCATTGACAAGACAGGAATCAGTAGTTTCTACCGAAAGTGGCTTTTTTGGCACTTCTTCATCTTCTTCAGAAg GTTCGATAAGCTGGAGTCAGGAGTCTGGTTCCTTGGTGCCTTGGTTGGGACAGTATTGA
- the LOC136039988 gene encoding histone-lysine N-methyltransferase EHMT2-like, whose product MERSFFCPICLNELKDPLQTSECKHIFCGYCIKKWLQVNTSCPMDRNAVFIKDLSPTYSYSDERPTSPIIENLLEYNRIYFHPNRIWNRDFSSGKPGKCTALHCAARKGNFEICKLLVSKVATVDVLDSDNRTALYDAVIKNQLHVIEYLLEKGANPNSKDHKCNTVLHIAASKGNLDICKLLVSKGATVDALNSYNRTALFNATKKDQIRVIEYLLEKGADPNSKGHKCNTVLHIAASKGNLDICKLLVSKGATVDALNSYNRTALFYAAKKNQIRVIEYLLEKGAKRNSKVHKCRIIYELNSLRFKFCYRSLLAVKNTCLI is encoded by the coding sequence ATGGAAAGAAGTTTCTTTTGTCCAATTTGTTTAAATGAACTGAAGGATCCTCTTCAGACATCAGAATGTAAGCATATATTTTGTGGCTATTGCATTAAGAAATGGCTACAAGTAAACACCTCATGTCCAATGGATCGAAATGCTGTATTTATCAAGGATTTGTCGCCTACATATTCATATAGTGACGAGAGACCAACATCACCAATTATTGAAAATCTTTTAGAGTACAACAGAATTTATTTTCATCCCAATAGAATTTGGAACAGGGACTTCTCCTCTGGAAAACCAGGAAAATGTACAGCCTTGCATTGTGCTGCTAGAAAAGgcaattttgaaatttgcaaactactagtttcaaaagtTGCCACTGTAGATGTCTTAGATTCGGACAATAGAACAGCCTTATATGATGCTGtgattaaaaatcaattacacGTGATTGAATATCTATTAGAGAAAGGGGCCAACCCAAATTCAAAGGATCATAAGTGCAATACAGTCTTACATATTGCTGCTTCAAAAGGCAATTTGGATATTTGtaaactactagtttcaaagggtGCCACTGTAGATGCCTTAAATTCGTACAATAGGACAGCCTTATTTAACGCTACGAAAAAGGATCAAATACGCGTGATTGAATATCTATTAGAAAAAGGGGCCGACCCAAATTCAAAGGGTCATAAGTGCAATACAGTCTTACATATTGCTGCTTCAAAAGGCAATTTGGATATTTGtaaactactagtttcaaagggtGCCACTGTAGATGCTTTAAATTCGTACAATAGGACAGCCTTATTTTACGCTGCGAAAAAGAATCAAATACGCGTGATTGAATATCTATTAGAAAAAGGTGCCAAACGAAATTCAAAGGTTCATAAGTGCAGGATCATATACGAATTAaattctcttcgttttaagttttgctatcgctccttgcttgcagttaaaaacacttgtcttatttaa